The region TCTGATATAGATCAGATCAGATTTAATCCATTGACATCCCTACTCCTTGGTACGtgtatttgagaaaatattatattttacattttactgGCTTCCCAAAGGGACAATAATGTTCAATTTGCAAGTTATTAGCAACTTAATTACAAAAACTGCGGTTGTTATCCCTGTGATCACCAAATTTTCGGGTACTTAAAACTTCCTGCTTCCATGTGCATTCAGTAGGATTTGGACATGTCAATTATATTAACTTGCAGAACTAATCACATTCAACAATCAATTGGGTTAAGAGTTGCTTACTCTTGTTCAACAGGGAATGCTAGTCTAATACGGTACTTTTTTCTTGGGGGCAACTCTTACCAATCTCATTACTTACTCTCATCTTCATTTCAAGAATTATAATTAACTTTGGATTCTTTATTTCCTGTTCTTGTTTTAATGCATTCTATTTACTACTTAGAATCCTTCATCTCTtccctcttttgttttgttttttgtttccccCTTTGTCCCTACTCCACTGATGTTGCTAAGCATACAGGTTCATGCTATGCGTTAGGTCTTCGCAATAATCACACGTGTGTAGAAAACTCCATGAGGCACCACTGCCCCATATGTTATGAGGTTGGCTTTCTGAATTGTGTGTTTGACCGTTTGGTCATTCCTCAAATGCTCCACTGTTTTTAAATtggtagtttttgttttttattttacagtATCTCTTCGACTCCCTGAAAGAGACGGCGGTTATGAAATGTGGGCATACAATGCATTATGAATGTTATTACGAGATGATAAAGCGTGAAAAGTAAGCAATTTTTGTCTTCACAAACTCTCACCTTTTTGTTTGCCATGGACAAGTAGCTGAAGACACATTTTCCTCTGACTTCCTTTAATTCTGGTGCCCAGATATTGCTGTCCCATATGCTCCAAGTCAGTTACTGACATGTCTAGAACCTGGAAGAGAATAGATCAGGAGGTAGGTCTTCGTATTAGATGCTTGTTGATCAGTTAGGGTCATTTTTTATATGGCCATGGATTAGGATGGCTGGAGCTATAGAATTCACGTAACTGATTTTAAGGCTTGCAATTATTGTTGCCGCTATTCTTTGTGATTCTTTTTGGTAAACAAGTTATTCTTATGTTTTCATATGCTAGAACACTCCCTCCCTTATATGCAAGTGAACATATTCGTTATGAAGAACTGGCAGCAAACTTTTGCTCACTGTATATGTTGTCTAACTGTCAGATTGAAGCAACCATCATGCCTGAAGATTACCGGCACAGAAAGGTAATTCAACTTCCTAGTTATATCTGATAATTCAGTGATGGCGGGGTTAATATTATATGTGTATGGAAGACAAGTGCAGCTTGGGGAAGATAAGATGTTTGTTCATAAACACAGATCATTAACGATCCCCAGCAGCAGTACATGTCATGCATACTCACGTTCTTTGGGTAAATCGAACAGGATATAATGTGGATGCCTGATTTTGCAGGTTTGGATCTTATGTAATGACTGCAATGACACCACCGAAGTTTTCTTCCACATAATTGGGCAGAAATGCAGTCACTGCAATTCATACAATACCAGGACGATTGCGCCTCCAGTTCTTCCCCAATGACAAAGCTTCTGATGCAATTAATGTTCCTAACCGCCGCTTCTTCAACCAGTTTCTTGTTTCCATTCTTTATACGCGAATCCATCATTTGCCAGCCATTCTGCTTCCAATTCTTTGGAGTTCATATATACCCATCTGATTGAATATGGCATGGCTGCCTGTACACTGATCATACGCCAATATCAAAGTTCGAGTTGTATATGTTTCTATTGAGCTTACTTGGAACAGTAATCTTATCAGATAATTAAGGTAGTGTTGATGCCTTGAAATTGAAAGAACATATTCAATCACCCTTTGTTCGTGATGTGTAGCAATCTATAGTCACGTGGTTCCAAATTTATGATCGTATGCTGCACTCAAAGCAGCTGGGGATAAAGTATTTTGCCTATCAGATATATCATATTAATGTGCCGTAATCCAATTACATAATGTCTCggagagataaaaaaaaaaaaaaattatagtgtGGTcgataaatgaaaaatgatattatttatagGTTCAGTATATCCACCTTGATCCTCTCGCCCTTGTCTGCATCGCCGCCGAGCACCGCCGTGACAGTCAACTCCAACCGCCGTTGCTGCTGCCCTTCGTCGCGGCTTGAAACCGCGGCCGCTAACACCTCGGCCTCGTGCTTCCCGAACACTCTGAGGATTTCGGACACCACACGCCGGCGAGCGGCCACCTGAATGCCGAAGAACGCCACGCTTCTTCCGCCGGAAAATGTGACGTTGACGGAGGAGCTCCGATTGGCGTAATGAGTTAACGCGGGTCTCGCTGGGCATGGTGATTGCGGCGGAGGCGAAGGCGAATTCTTCAGGCTCTCCAATCTCTCAATCTCTTTCTCAAGGCTCTTAATGTACTGAATCGTATTCGTCACGATGTTCTCCCTTGTGGCCTGCCATTTTTGCATAATCTCAGCACAACAGCCAGAGCTAATCATTGCTTAATATATacgcagatatatatatatatatataaaagcagggcgggggggggggggggtgataaTTGATATGCTGGTCCACGTGGGTGGGGTAGCAAGGGGTGATGCGCGGGCCTTATCACTCTCATAGAGTTCATGTCTATCTCTGGtcagataattattatgttatttgatataaataacataataatttttataaaagcaagtaaatgataaattatatatattttttaaactcatcttacatttatttttgttatcaaaatcactttaactttaatttttattaaaattaaatttgttaaacatttgtataaaattttattaacaaaaacaaacctaatatatattaatataaattctaaaatcacttaatgttaaaattaatttaaatctcaaaatgaAATGTTTTAGAGGTTATATTaataatcttaatatatatcaaatcaattttctttaataaattaaaagatagactaaattttaataaataaaaaaaaacaacatttaGTAATTATAgcaatcaaaattaaaatataatggccaatttattacaaaatataaaacttatgaactaataatataattttgaaaaatgaaaaatggatgTGGTGAAAGAATTTTTGCAGAGTGAAGACATGTCACAACGATCAAGtaaagaataaataattaacttcATAacgaataaataaattacaaataaactATCTCCTAACATCACAAATTTAGGGGTTGCACAGATATGTTCTTAATAGTATTAATTAGCGATAAATCTTTACATAATTCTCGTGTGTTTAATGcattaatcaataaaatcattcacTACGCTGCTGTGCTGACTGAATCTAGGTTGAATTTTAAAATCAGGattaataagaataattttcttcgtaaaatttttggaaaacttATGATCCACAGACATGCGTATGCAGGTTCGTGCACTAGTGTGAATTGAAATGCAGCTCATTGAACATGTATGCGAAACTGCGAGCTCATTGAAGATCCCTTTACACATACATGCATTCATACATAGATGCATACGTTTTACATAATACTGATCAAAATGCAGaggaaacatatatacatatttctcCAGATTGAATTGAAATGGATTGCGCAGAAGCCAATGATCGATGAAGACATGTATATTACATACACACGAATATGTAGAAATAAACTaatcatacatacatatatgtatatgtagatGTAAGAGACGAAAATGAATTTGGAACGGAAATGACCTTGGGAAGGAGATTGGGAACGATAGTCTGGAGCACAGAGAATTTCTCCGACATTTTCTCTCTTCTGAAACGTTCCTTGTCGACGTTCACCGCCGGCATGGCCGCAACCTCGGCTGCCTTTTCTGGTCTCCCTGGTCTCTTCCGAGGGCTCGGATCTGTCTCCTCAATGGCGGCCTCCGGCGAGAACTCCAACAACGGCAGAATTACAGAGTCACTGTATCCTTCCATTCTATTGAATTGCAGTTCGCTTATTGCTCTTTCCATATCAAAGCaaactgcatatatatatatatatatacacgcgtGCGCGCGCGCacctacagagagagagagagagagagagaggtgctTTGGGCGGGGGCTTGTTTCTCCAGGGGAATTTCTAGATCTTAACCGTCAAATTAGAGGACTGGCTAAGAAATCCGACGGTATTGATCTATTAACAAAGATTATACACCGTAAGGTTGGGGAAGGGCCGTACCTGATTGGAGACCCCTCAAACAACCCCCACGTGAGCAACATGAACTCAGGCTCCACCATGAACCTGGAGAATTGCATTTTCCATTTGGGAGAGATCTTAACTCTTCACGGTTTccacatttaatttttattattattttaattactcttttaaattatgtaattttgagttaattacaGATTTCTACGATTAGTTTAGCACGTGCAATATAAGTGTGCTAAAATATCCAAATTACCTTTCACACAACAAATTGATCACCATATCTACTATAACTTCTTCTTTTAGTGATTAGTGACGAGACAAGTGCAGGCCGTTAAGAGAATGCAAGCAAAGGCATTGATGGCACTTGAAGTTAGAAGGCAAAGAGGCAAAGTCACCTCTTCGCCTGTCATCTTCCTCGACTATTGGCGCCTTGCACTTGGAACCTTCACCTTCATCTTTGTTTGCCACCTCTCAAAATTGTATAGTTCaaaggtgtaattgaaataataaaaagttcgaatatttaaacaaaaaaaatataaaagtataggggttaaaatatgtatttaaccatttttttttttagaagtcATTAAGAGTGttattatgatatattattatttcttatgcATAGTTTTATTAACAATATAATCTATAGGGGTGTGGCGATGGTCGATTTGGTTattgaatcaattaaaattcaataactaaaaaaatcaaatcgttgTACAAAATTAAACTGAACCAATCGAGCAAGCCCGAAAACCAAATTAaccaaaaactgaaaaaattgaacaaaatttataaaatcgAATTGACCAAACAAACCCAAAAATAATCGAACAGATTGAACTAATTTTCGGTCTTACTATTGCCACCAACAGGTGATTCCAATGATCGGAAGGCGGAAGGCAAAGTTGCCTCTTCACCTTCTATCTTCCCCAATCAATGACAATCTACACCTGTAACTTTTACTTTTAAGCCTTCGCCTGCTGTTTCTTGGCGGCCTGTACCTACCTTGTCATCAATTGTATTTTAGTTCATGTGCATTGTATGTAGATCAATTGTGGCGAGATATGTAATTGATTCGAAATTATATAGTTTAGgggtataattaaaacaacaaataattCAACTATGTAAACAAAAAAATGTACAAATATAAGGggtaaaatatgtatttgactaatttttcattttttttaaaagaagtaATTAAGCTGttattatgatatattattgttatacatatttttcGTACCACTTCTTATGGGCTAGACCCAGTTCAGTAGGTTGGTCCAATCGCCTAAAGCCTAGAAGGCCCAAACGAGCTGGTCAAGGCAAGCTCATACATCCCTGAAATCCGAGCTCATACCGCGGAACCAAGCGAGCTTCAAGCAAGGTTTTCAGCGAGCTCTCAATGAAATACCCAACGAGCTCCCAACAATACTTCTAGCTCGCTGGCCTAACCGTTCAGCTCACTTGCCTAAATTCTTCAGCTTGCATAGACAACAAAGCTGCTGAACAACCGGAGGTAGGGACCCATTCACTTTATCTGAGGCAAGCCATATCCCACATAATGAGGGCAGATAACAAGGATTgcttgtcccccattatactatctttatatttttatatctcatgcaattgtaaacacctctcattataaataggggtcaaaaatatcattgaaatgggagaaaatggacaacaagaataatcacATACTGTCATTCTACTGGAATACCCAGAGTACAGTCGTAGAATAAGCATCATTCtggccaaaccacgtaaaaattccttgtgttctttatattttattcttcttctttgcatTTGGGCTTATTGATTCACTGCGGGCCTACGAATCACGGTTAGTTAAATTTGAACGTCGacaattattatttcttatGCATAGTTTATATTAACAATATAATCTATAGGAGATGTGCAAACAATTACCAAACCGTgctaaattcaataataaaaaaaattaaaccgtacaaaattgaaccaaattgaccaattaaacccaaaacttgaactaataaaaaatcgaacaaaattcataaaaattgatttgactGAACAAGCCCAAAAATAACCAAATAGATTGAACTAATTTTCGACCTTACTGTTGTCATCGGCCACCTAGCTGATCGGTGATTCCAATGATCAGAACCGATCATTGGATTCcctaaaaaatgagtttgatcaaatggttaattttttgtagatctcaaaattaactttattgttaaaagattcaaaactcattttcaaaaaaacGTCGCTGGTCACCATCCAAGGTTGATTTCGAAGATTGGAATTGACTATCCGATTAGGCTTGGCTCAATTACctacatacccaaaaatcaaaaggatTTAATTGTTAGAATACTCACACCCACAAGAAGGTCGCCATAAAACTTACCTAAGTTGCCCAATCCCATATGTCATGAGTCGTTGAAGTAAACTGAGGCAATGTTTGAGGCGATGGTGGCTATCGAGGTTGTGTGGATGGGTGAGCATAATGGTGCGAAAACGTGCAATAAAGCCAATGGCTTGCAATGGGAGGAAATAGTCGGAAGGAGAGAGGTAGATGCTAGTAACGATGGCCGATGGGAACGGAGCTTGCCGTCGTCGACGTCGGAGGTAAGAAGAAGGGTTGGCGTCAGATTCAGTATTGGAGGGAGCGATGGGATAGATCGCAGACAGTAATAAAAGACAAAGAGAAACGAAAAGGGCCAAGTGCATGGGAAGGTGGAAGGATCAAAGCATCAATTCAGTCTTTCTGTCATTCTCTATGTTCTTCTTTTATGATGGGCctaaaacgacgtcattttataattttggtcAATTCGAttagtttgattattttcaactcaaaaatcgaactgaaatcaaaaaatcgaaaaaaaaaaaaatcaaaccaaaccaaaattttcacaaaaactaacgttgattcaatttgattatttcgATTAAGCCAAAGTTTTGCAGACCCTTAATAATCTATAAGTTTTGACATCGCATTTGCTACTTTCCaatattaaatggaaaatttttTAGAGCCAGACAGATTGATAGACAGGCTTATAGAATGGGgactaaaagattaaaatgccATCACACATATTGTATTGTACTTTTTCCAATGCAATGTAGGTGAtgacattttagtcttttagctTTCATTCTGTAAGCCTATCTGTCAATCTATCTGACCCTATAGAAAAACTCCTGAcatatttatctaaaatatgatattaatttaatatgagCAATTTTACACTGCCTGAATGTCTCATTCTGACGTCTTATCGAAACAAATTTGTGCAATATTTTTACGGTCAATATCGCCATTTTAATTCATTTTGGCAATGACCAGGGTTTTATCAAAAGAAGCGCCAAGCCcccttctccttcctccttGAAGCACAACTTCCAGCCTCCTTCACACagccttcttcctccttcctcctCGTCGATAGCACAACAAGCCCcctctttccttcttcctcatttctccTTTCGGCctccttcttttttcttttagtttatatcttgattaagaATCACTGCTAAttatccaaacacattgagaGACGCTTCCACCTCATTCGAGAGATTGTTGGCAGAAGAGATGTTAATGTGCAGAGAGTAGATACATCAGAGAATGCAGTAGATCCACTGACTAAGACCATGAACCAGAAGCAATTAGATTCTCATCTAGACAgatggggtatgagataccattTAGAATGGTCTTAgggctagtgggagattgttagatataagcccttaagaccagttctagtgacacaatatggcttaatcttgtaattctttaaaaccttatttaatggcaagttttatgtttaatttaatttgcaatatgatttgaattgaacatataaatatcctttagtataataaggagtggataccattcttaattgttaagaataatcgagacggataatccacaatacgttatactataaatatgttcctggccatagagttcctaacttggataattagtaactcgcaaaggccggcacatcatcttcctccttgttcggtataagataccgaaagacaagattggtgggtctcgtaccactttgtataagatacagaagaaaGACGAGTAGGTGCTCGtcataggaacgagttcactgaacgggactattaatattgaatcacatgggttttatctcacgggtcaatgattcaatattaactatggattgcattagtccttagacctgagatgacatggatatctgtgtgttagtggattaggatatcaacaatattatatagctgtcctaatcagggatagtcGTACGTAtatatgtgcctagttcagtgacacacgaggtatgtgtgcatcagacatggaatctattatctcgagatatacgaggaggatatcctatgtgATCCAATAGttacttgacgataaatccttggccaaggtaatATGAtgacggaatttggattccgtagagattgtgtcatattagtcaagtgtgattattggatttggttatacgacgagatcgagatATTTGACTTGCTGAcagtgatctcatatctcgtcgggatatagtatgatagagggattgTATTGCAGGGCACCatagtgtaaggttcacattcccgcttcatattaaattgggtaatcatgacatattgctagatgttactcgtgatttacgagaattaataattgattaattctcgttgccaatttaattgtaaaCCCAGAAAGTCtcacccaatagaaatcgttttaaaagaaaaggggggcaaatttagtaattatagaattactaaattataagtgcaattatttaagaaataagaacaattaaataagtaatatgattatttatttaattattttggattgggctttttgctagcacctaaagtcCGGCCCAATTagcacttagggttttagggtttcttgtctataaatataacattaaacccagaaTCCGATCAATCAATTCGTTGGATCAAaaacgaaaattttagagaaaatttccatgtccctttttctctcaagtctattgaagtcttaaCGGTTTTGGGTGGACCAACTCGGCATCTCACACGTGGGAGATATTAGGCGGGTTATCAACTAcaaaatcagatttcgtttggaggtaacttttcgtttttGTGTCTTTGATTTAATCGTAAGATTTAAAAAACGttataccaataaaatcagattttatttttcgcTGCGTATAATCAGATCATGTTTTCTAACAGACTTTGGGATTGCGACATCATTCACCTTCCCAATGTTGTTCGGCTtgaaaataacaacaatttgaATGCTTAAATGGGTGGGTTAAGTAAATAAACGAGTGGTGGCACTGCTAGTGCTAGCCAGTAGCCATGGGAAAAGATGTGGTTGAGACATCTCTCCCATCTCAAAGTGGTAGGGGGCAATGCCCATTTTCTCCATGATTTGTTCGGCAGCTAAATGGAAATgtaatgttattaattatgaCAGCTTTGAGTGTATATgttacacaaatatatatatattataataacaaCATAGTCAACGGGATTCTTCAGATTTTGCTGCttattcttagaatttctctagGTTGGAGCCTCTATTTAGTTTAAAGAATCTCTCATATCTCATGCTTATTTTTGagatcataaaatattatattctttTATCTAAGTTTCAGTCAGTTCTCCAAAAACATGGCCgtctttttttctcaaaaaaaattatctgatAAGGGCCAATGCTGTACGTGTAGTCACAAAGCGATGAAAAATGAGCTTCATTTTACAGATGGCCGGCAACATTGAAAATGGCGATGGCATTTGGCTTTCTAATTAAACAAAAACAGAAGCTTTAaactagaaggagaaagagagagagagagacagtggACAGAGGGAGAATGAGGAAGAACTCGCCAACAGCCTTCAATGGCAGATTTGTAATATTGTTGGGGGGTGAGGGGTAATTTTGTCAGAACAAGTTGGCTGGGTAAGGCTCCGGTACGGGATATTCCGacgggaaattctattcgcagcaagctttttactcttcacaattattttttaatatacctaaaatacccttaaataaaaattcaattttacccttatctTCGATACTCAACCACCACTTGACATGCCGTCTTTCGCCGGTGAAATTCTGTAATTTCTTCTTGATACAGTAGCTCATATCTCAAGTAAACCTATTTTCTCCTCAAATCTCTCATCCTTTTTATTTCAGACTCACACCCATATTAATccattttctctcaaatctattttttctcaaatctttctcGTCGACGCAGCAAGACGCTCTTGAGACGAAGAAAGCTAGCAAGATGGAGAAGCTTAACTTCTTCTACCACGTACCATACCtataaaataacacaaaaatattaacaaaaattatgaacattacaataaaaacaaattattaacattacaataaaaaaaattattaaacaaaaattatgaagaagTTATCAAACCATCacgcctccgaactctagagttcggaggcatGGGATGCCTCTGAAACCCAGGTTTCGGAGGCATGCGctgcctccgaactctagagttcggaggcaaCCAATGCCtccgaaccctggagttcggaGGCAGCGCatgcctccgaactctagagttcggaggcaaCCAATGCCtccgaaccctggagttcggaGGCAGTGCatgcctccgaactctagagttcggaggcggCCAGTGCCTCCGAATCCTAAAATTCGGAGggtttatctttctttttttttttaattttatgtattatacaaatacacacacagaCATCATCACTTACAACTTCCACAAGTGGTTCTCCTACACACCATTCCTACTGCCACATCACTTCTATTGCACTCTCCCACTAGAATTCCTGATAACTTTCAAGGAAAAGAAATACTTTTCCACCATTATTTTCTGTGATGCCATTCTTGACAATCTTTCACAAGTAATTACTTAGTCAAGAATGAATCTAAACTCCTCGACCTTAGActcaaatattcaaataatgtaTGGACATTGTAAGCCCAATTAAGCAGTTGATCTTGTGTACCCATCTTATTAGTTCAactacatatttatatatttacatatatattaatactgATCGAGATCTCTTTTAAGTAAAGACTCTTTTGAtagcatttatttattataatttaagtatgataaaaaatcatataaatttaaaactttatatatagtttttatcTGATTAATGTCTCTTGCTATTCAAGTTCATGCCTGTGACATCACTCAATCATCATTTTTATGAATAagctttttgtaaatatattaattttctttcattactTCAGAGAGTGaggtataaaaaaaaactaatatacTTACTAaacaaatggatgaaatgaataaaatttataaaaactaaaaataaaaagaccaCAGAAAACTTAACATGAGATATGATTATcttcaaaagaaaacaaaattataaataaaaataattaaaaatctaaaatttatatgtaattgaTTGTATGCAGTGAAACTAAAATTAATGAATGTGGTGGTAGCCATGAGAGTGACGGAAACTGGACTTGTGTATTGGTTGTTGCCACTTGAAGTTTTGAAGTTGAGGTTAAAGTTGCTGgttgaattattttaatattgtgTTTGGATGGACTTATATAATACAGTGACCCAAccctccgaactctagagttagGAGGTGCTGGGTGCCTCCGAAACTCAGGTTTCGGAGGCACGGGCCTGTTTCCGAAACTTAGAGTTCGGAGGTGTTGGGCGTTTCCAAAACCCAAGTTTCGGAGGCACGAGCCGCTTCCGAAACCTAGAGTTCGGAAGTGCTGGGCGTCTCGAAAACCCAAGTTTCGGAAGTAGCCCAAGCCTCCGAAACCTAGGTTTCGGAGGCGTTGGGTGCCTCCGAACCCAGTTTGGAAACGCAGGCTGCCTCCCATTGCCTCCCTTCGATGGTGGTGACCGATCCGAACCCAGGGTTCGAAGGCCGTCGCCACCATATTCGAACTCAGGCGGCCATCACCTTCGCCCATCCAACCTCTCCCAAGTTAAAATCTTCTAACCAAAAAATGTAAGTAAAAATTACCTCACCAAGCACACAACAGAGAGACGCAGCTGTAGGAAAGACGACGACACCAAGTTACGATAGAGAAGGGGACGACGCAATGTATGGATATATGAGGGTAATTTTGGCATATAGGTGGctgcaacaaataataattatgagtgtgaagagtaattattaaatttattttaattatgattatGAAAAGTAAAAAGCTCGGTGctaatagaatttccctatTCCGGCAGTGCAGAATTGCTCTGTTTGCCAGGAGAATGTCTTTTGATGGCCTTCTCTTTTATAGGATTTTAATAACTTTGAGACAAttcttcaataattaaatttattattatatatatatatatattttatgttaaactACAATAATTGAATTTGCTTATGAAAAAAACTTTGACAAACACTCAATAGGACCAAATGAGATAGGTGAATAATAACTTGCTAGATGAGGTCAAAAAGTATAAGACTCGAGGCACAAGGACACAACCCAATAATTCTGTAGAATCACGTGgggatttatttcattatggtTTGAGTCATTATTTCGAGATTGAAACCGAACATCTCTGAATTTCTTGATTTACCGTCTACACTTTTCATTGAGACTCGGGTGTGTGAGGCGCCCACAAAAGAGCATAATCCCAAGAGAAATTTCATGGCGGGCCTCTTCCGTCaaagattattaaataaataaataggcaCAACTCAAACCCTAAACACCTTTGTAATAATAAGTAATTATGGTTTAAGATTCTTAACAAACGAGATAGTATTCCATACTGTACTAATTAAATTAGGGATTAGGCAAGCTAAAtcacaaataattatatatggtTTAATTAATGATTCTCACAACTGAGATATGATGAGAGattaacaattatatatatatatatatatatttgaacccTCAAATGGTGAAATTAAGCTTAAAGTATTCTGTCTTGTATATTTACTAGGGACAGGGAATGCCCGTGTCTATCTACAGACACGGTATAAATAGTATAagagtaaataatattaatattaaataaaaattaaaattaaaatttctggAACCCCAAAAGAACTTTCCCGAAAACTCTACAAACAGTCTTCAACTACGGTTGCTAAAAAAGCACGACCCTGTTGATTGAGCAATCAGTTCACTTGTTGGCAAAGACACCACTAGATCGATCGATTAGCTCTAATTAAGTGACAAATTTCCCAAGACGCTTCAATAATA is a window of Diospyros lotus cultivar Yz01 chromosome 10, ASM1463336v1, whole genome shotgun sequence DNA encoding:
- the LOC127810997 gene encoding E3 ubiquitin-protein ligase MIEL1-like isoform X2 produces the protein MEASANERPDFGKMGYGCKHYKRRCKIRAPCCNEVFDCRHCHNEATVICSVCDTEQPVARVCTNCGVNMGEYFCEVCKFYDDDIDKGQFHCSDCGICRVGGRENYFHCKKCGSCYALGLRNNHTCVENSMRHHCPICYEYLFDSLKETAVMKCGHTMHYECYYEMIKREKYCCPICSKSVTDMSRTWKRIDQEIEATIMPEDYRHRKVWILCNDCNDTTEVFFHIIGQKCSHCNSYNTRTIAPPVLPQ
- the LOC127810997 gene encoding E3 ubiquitin-protein ligase MIEL1-like isoform X1 yields the protein MEASANERPDFGKMGYGCKHYKRRCKIRAPCCNEVFDCRHCHNEATNLLSNHFDRHELVRFEVKQVICSVCDTEQPVARVCTNCGVNMGEYFCEVCKFYDDDIDKGQFHCSDCGICRVGGRENYFHCKKCGSCYALGLRNNHTCVENSMRHHCPICYEYLFDSLKETAVMKCGHTMHYECYYEMIKREKYCCPICSKSVTDMSRTWKRIDQEIEATIMPEDYRHRKVWILCNDCNDTTEVFFHIIGQKCSHCNSYNTRTIAPPVLPQ
- the LOC127810998 gene encoding uncharacterized protein LOC127810998 isoform X1, whose amino-acid sequence is MQKWQATRENIVTNTIQYIKSLEKEIERLESLKNSPSPPPQSPCPARPALTHYANRSSSVNVTFSGGRSVAFFGIQVAARRRVVSEILRVFGKHEAEVLAAAVSSRDEGQQQRRLELTVTAVLGGDADKGERIKCTGSHAIFNQMGIYELQRIGSRMAGK
- the LOC127810998 gene encoding uncharacterized protein LOC127810998 isoform X2, translated to MQKWQATRENIVTNTIQYIKSLEKEIERLESLKNSPSPPPQSPCPARPALTHYANRSSSVNVTFSGGRSVAFFGIQVAARRRVVSEILRVFGKHEAEVLAAAVSSRDEGQQQRRLELTVTAVLGGDADKGERIKHTIINLEPRDYRLLHITNKG